A stretch of DNA from Sphingomonas sp. SORGH_AS_0879:
GGCGATGAAATATCGCGTGCCGATCCAGACCTCGCTCGACGGCAATACGGTGGAGCTGAACCAGGAGCAGACCGCCTTTGCCGAGAATGCCGTCCAGTATCAGACGACCCTGTCGTTCCTGAACGGGCGCATCGCCACCATCACCCGCGCGCTGAAGGGCGAATAATCCATGGCGGACGCACCCCTTTCCATCTTCCAGGTCGCCGGTCGCGCCATGTCGGCGCAACTGGTGCGGATGAACACCACCGCGTCGAACCTGGCCAATGCCGGGGACGTCACCGGTTCGCCCGATACCGCGTACCGCACGATGAAGCCGGTGTTCCGCACCAGCTTCGACGCCGCGACCGGCCTGTCCACCGTCGATGTCGAGAAGATCGTGACGGCGGGCGAGAACCCGACCGTGCGCCACGATCCGAACAACCCCTTGGCCGACAAGGACGGCAATATCTACGAAGCCGCCGTCGACGAGACCCGCGAGCTGGTCGACATGATGGAGACGGCGCGCACCTATCAGAACAATGTGGAGGTGATGCAGACGGCCAAGTCGCTGATCCTCGACACCCTCAAGCTGGGCCGCTGATCATGACGATCTCCACCACCATGGACTCCACGCTCGACGCGCTGGGCGTGCGCCGCTCCGGGGCCGCCAGCGGTGCGTCGTCCTCCACGACCGCCGCCAAGAAGTCCGACACGCTCGACCAGTCCTCCTTCCTGAAGCTGCTGACCGCGCAGTTGAAGAACCAGGACCCCTTCTCGCCGATGGACAACACCCAGATGGTGGCCCAGATGGCGCAATTCTCCAGCGTGGCGGGCATCTCCGAGATGAACACCACCCTGTCCGCGATCGCGACCAAGCTGAACGGCACGACCAAGGCCGATGCGATGAGCTATGTCGGCAAGACCGTGCTGACGCCGGGATCGGTCGCCTATGGCCGGACCAGCGGTGGCCTCGCCGGGGCGGTCGAACTGGACCAGGCCGCCGCGAACGTGTCGGTCACGATCTCGGACGCGCAGGGCAACCCGCTCAAGACGCTGTCGCTGGGCGCGCAGAAGGCGGGCACCGCCAGCTTCGACTGGAACGGCAAGACCGATACCGGCGGGGATGCGGGCAGCGGCCCCTTCACCGTCACGCTGAACGCCAATGACGGCGTCGCCGCGGTGTCGGGCCGCCCGCTGGTCTGGGCGCCCGTCCAGTCGGTGTCGATGCCCGCCAGCGGCGATCCCGTCCTGACCGTCGCCGGCCTCGGCCAGATCAACCTCGCCGCCGTCCGCTCGGTCGGCTGACCCCCATCCCCACCAAGGTACTCCGCCCATGTCCTTCTATACCTCGCTCAGCGGTCTTCAGGCTTCGCAGACCGACCTGTCCGTGATCTCGCACAACATCGCCAATGTCGGGACCAACGGCTTCAAGAAGAGCCATGCCCAGTTCGCCGACGTGATGGCGTCGAACTTCGCGACCGATCCGACCAAGCAGGTCGGCTCCGGCACGGTGGTCAAGTCGAACCGGCAGGAGTTCAAGGAAGGCAATTA
This window harbors:
- a CDS encoding flagellar hook assembly protein FlgD — translated: MTISTTMDSTLDALGVRRSGAASGASSSTTAAKKSDTLDQSSFLKLLTAQLKNQDPFSPMDNTQMVAQMAQFSSVAGISEMNTTLSAIATKLNGTTKADAMSYVGKTVLTPGSVAYGRTSGGLAGAVELDQAAANVSVTISDAQGNPLKTLSLGAQKAGTASFDWNGKTDTGGDAGSGPFTVTLNANDGVAAVSGRPLVWAPVQSVSMPASGDPVLTVAGLGQINLAAVRSVG
- the flgC gene encoding flagellar basal body rod protein FlgC, with amino-acid sequence MADAPLSIFQVAGRAMSAQLVRMNTTASNLANAGDVTGSPDTAYRTMKPVFRTSFDAATGLSTVDVEKIVTAGENPTVRHDPNNPLADKDGNIYEAAVDETRELVDMMETARTYQNNVEVMQTAKSLILDTLKLGR